From a single Haloarcula sp. DT43 genomic region:
- a CDS encoding precorrin-8X methylmutase produces MTTNTDGEANSEGDFEEYADLGATTENAMDIAETSMDRVRRLVSDETLADRIRQKSVHATGDPEFQHLVRFTGADEDEPVRAGARAVLDERPIVTDITMVKAGITGRGHDCPVRKAIGNGAELAAETGMTRTAASVLELDREGVYDGAIAVVGNAPTAALALADCIEDGTRPAVVVATPVGFVKAAESRERLREVAAEHGVPTITNVGRRGGSGLAAGLTNELVHVASDVREGVVDL; encoded by the coding sequence ATGACGACTAACACAGACGGTGAGGCGAACAGCGAGGGCGACTTCGAGGAGTACGCCGACCTCGGCGCGACCACGGAGAACGCGATGGACATCGCCGAGACGTCGATGGACCGCGTCCGCAGGCTCGTCTCCGACGAGACGCTCGCCGACCGCATCCGCCAGAAGTCCGTCCACGCCACCGGCGACCCCGAGTTCCAGCACCTCGTCCGATTCACCGGCGCGGACGAGGACGAGCCGGTCCGCGCGGGGGCGCGCGCCGTCCTCGACGAACGGCCCATCGTCACCGACATCACGATGGTCAAAGCGGGTATCACCGGCCGCGGCCACGACTGTCCGGTGCGGAAGGCCATCGGCAACGGTGCGGAGTTGGCCGCCGAGACCGGGATGACCCGGACCGCCGCGTCGGTGCTCGAACTCGACCGGGAGGGCGTCTACGACGGTGCTATCGCTGTCGTGGGCAACGCGCCGACGGCGGCGCTCGCGCTCGCCGACTGCATCGAGGACGGCACCCGGCCCGCGGTGGTCGTCGCGACGCCGGTCGGCTTCGTGAAGGCCGCAGAGAGCCGGGAGCGACTCCGCGAGGTGGCGGCCGAGCACGGCGTCCCGACCATCACGAACGTCGGCCGCCGCGGCGGGAGCGGGCTGGCCGCCGGGCTGACGAACGAACTGGTGCACGTCGCCAGTGACGTGCGCGAGGGGGTGGTCGATCTATGA